From the Ruania alkalisoli genome, one window contains:
- a CDS encoding TetR/AcrR family transcriptional regulator, which translates to MSPTPRERARAQTERDIIRIARTHLATGGAASLSLRAVARDLGVVSSAVYRYVRSRDDLLTLLVVEGYNELGDAVDAALTSAATEGERTRFYALGNALRSWATSEPAMYALLYGTPVPGYDAPGERTTDPGTRVILALADLVERAYRTGRLTPVPSGPAPAPTADYEVLRRELALTGDDVTIGRTFLVWHALIGAITAELFGQYGPETFSDPDALFAQQLSLLADTLGLPEAATPA; encoded by the coding sequence ATGAGCCCCACCCCCCGCGAGCGCGCCCGCGCCCAGACCGAACGCGACATCATCCGGATCGCCCGCACCCACCTGGCGACCGGCGGCGCTGCGAGCCTGTCGCTACGCGCGGTCGCCCGTGACCTCGGTGTCGTCTCCTCTGCCGTGTACCGCTACGTGCGCAGCCGGGACGATTTGCTGACCCTGCTCGTGGTGGAGGGGTACAACGAACTCGGGGACGCCGTCGACGCAGCCCTCACCTCCGCGGCAACAGAGGGCGAACGCACCCGCTTCTACGCGCTCGGGAATGCCTTGCGAAGCTGGGCCACGAGCGAACCGGCGATGTACGCCCTGCTCTACGGAACTCCGGTCCCCGGCTACGACGCACCTGGGGAACGGACCACTGACCCTGGAACCCGCGTCATCCTCGCCCTCGCCGACCTGGTCGAACGGGCCTACCGCACCGGCCGCCTGACTCCAGTGCCGAGCGGGCCCGCCCCCGCCCCGACCGCGGACTACGAGGTGCTGCGCCGCGAGCTCGCACTCACTGGCGACGATGTCACCATAGGCCGCACGTTTCTGGTCTGGCACGCACTCATCGGCGCGATAACCGCCGAGTTGTTCGGCCAGTACGGCCCGGAGACCTTCAGCGACCCCGACGCCCTGTTCGCGCAGCAGCTGTCTCTCCTCGCGGACACACTGGGCCTCCCGGAGGCGGCCACGCCTGCGTGA
- a CDS encoding LacI family DNA-binding transcriptional regulator, translated as MPDRRPTSAPRPTSADVARLAGVSRTAVSFVLNGRGTGNISAENADRIRAAAAQLGYVANSAAVNLRRRSTATLGVITDEITQSPFAGRLLQGAREAAYARGYVTIVADYGRDPAREREMVAALRARQVDGFVHAAMSMREYEPAAGMLEVPALLANCVSRKGPAGVIADEEQGGALAVEAVLSRGHTRVAMLAGVEGARRESATERRIAGVQRAAAAAGARVRVVDAGWQIADGVRWGTALLDAPAGERPTALLAARDRVALGVLLAAAHLGLRVPEDVCVVGYDDEDQIAAEAVPALTTVALPHQQIGERTVDLLLAHLLDGDPLPDSDVRVPCRLVLRESVGPAPNR; from the coding sequence GTGCCGGACCGCCGACCGACCAGTGCGCCTCGGCCGACCAGTGCCGACGTCGCACGGCTCGCGGGCGTCTCGCGCACCGCCGTCTCGTTCGTGCTGAACGGCCGCGGGACCGGCAACATCTCGGCCGAGAACGCCGATCGCATCCGTGCCGCGGCCGCCCAGCTCGGATATGTGGCGAACTCGGCCGCGGTGAACCTGCGGCGGCGGTCCACGGCGACGCTGGGGGTGATCACCGACGAGATCACCCAGAGCCCGTTCGCCGGCAGACTGTTGCAGGGAGCCCGGGAGGCCGCATACGCACGCGGCTACGTGACGATCGTGGCCGACTACGGACGTGACCCGGCGCGAGAGCGGGAGATGGTCGCGGCGTTGCGGGCCCGCCAGGTCGACGGTTTCGTGCACGCGGCGATGTCGATGCGCGAGTACGAGCCCGCTGCCGGGATGCTCGAGGTTCCGGCGCTGCTGGCCAACTGCGTCAGCCGCAAAGGACCTGCGGGGGTGATCGCCGATGAAGAGCAGGGAGGGGCTCTCGCGGTGGAAGCGGTGCTCTCGCGCGGGCACACCCGCGTGGCGATGCTGGCGGGGGTCGAGGGAGCACGACGGGAGAGCGCGACCGAACGCCGCATTGCGGGCGTGCAGCGCGCCGCTGCGGCTGCTGGTGCGCGCGTCCGGGTCGTCGACGCCGGGTGGCAGATCGCAGACGGTGTGCGGTGGGGGACGGCGCTCCTCGATGCCCCGGCTGGTGAACGCCCGACGGCGCTCCTCGCTGCCCGCGACCGTGTGGCCCTCGGCGTCCTCCTGGCCGCCGCTCACCTCGGGTTACGGGTTCCCGAGGACGTCTGCGTCGTCGGCTATGACGACGAGGATCAGATCGCCGCCGAGGCCGTCCCGGCACTGACCACGGTGGCTCTGCCGCATCAGCAGATCGGCGAGCGGACCGTCGATCTGCTGCTGGCGCACCTGCTCGATGGCGATCCACTGCCGGATTCCGATGTCCGCGTGCCGTGCCGTCTCGTGCTCAGGGAGTCGGTGGGCCCAGCTCCCAACCGGTGA
- a CDS encoding glycoside hydrolase family 32 protein gives MPHPRLDPFPRLHVRPPSGWVNDPNGIACIDGTWHVFYQHNPDAPVHGNICWGHATSDDLLTWTDEPIALRPRRQTIDAGGVWSGVAAMADDEPVLVYTAMPGDPAQAGAAVARRRQDGTWQQSDQFAAPPAPGLREMRDPFLVSVDGRRYALLGGGRTDGTPVVLIYDATDLERWELLGDLLTGPDLAPDLRQLAHAQIWECPQLVRLPSADEERHRWALIVSLWHDEPGVPQLDGVTVLLGELDLTGTHPRFLPDAGHRLDDGPDFYAPQAIVHQGRVLLWGWTWESRSDRTDAEVEAAGWAGALTFPRELFLAQTADHPQVHSAPAAELTGLRRRPLTVTENGTFAMPAWEITTAEAGEVHVRLVGPNGIREVWSAAAATSATVLVDGSVLEAFVDGRASTVRAYPRAGETWQVEASCAVTGWELGPPTP, from the coding sequence GTGCCCCATCCTCGCCTCGACCCTTTCCCTCGTCTGCATGTGCGACCGCCCTCGGGCTGGGTGAACGACCCGAACGGCATCGCCTGCATCGACGGCACCTGGCACGTCTTCTACCAACACAATCCGGACGCTCCGGTGCACGGGAACATCTGCTGGGGTCACGCCACCTCGGACGACCTGCTCACCTGGACCGACGAGCCGATCGCCCTACGCCCGCGCCGGCAGACGATCGACGCCGGCGGGGTGTGGAGCGGCGTCGCCGCGATGGCCGACGATGAGCCTGTGCTCGTCTACACCGCGATGCCCGGCGACCCGGCACAGGCGGGTGCGGCAGTGGCCAGGCGTCGCCAGGACGGCACGTGGCAGCAGTCCGACCAGTTCGCTGCTCCCCCGGCGCCCGGCCTGCGGGAGATGCGCGACCCGTTCCTCGTGAGCGTCGATGGCCGGCGATATGCACTTCTCGGCGGCGGCCGGACGGACGGCACTCCTGTCGTCTTGATCTACGACGCCACCGATCTGGAGCGCTGGGAGCTCCTCGGCGACCTGCTCACCGGTCCCGACCTCGCACCGGACCTGCGGCAGCTCGCCCACGCCCAGATCTGGGAGTGTCCGCAGCTGGTGCGGCTCCCGAGTGCGGACGAGGAACGCCACAGATGGGCACTGATCGTCTCGCTGTGGCACGACGAGCCGGGAGTCCCCCAGCTCGACGGCGTCACTGTGCTGCTCGGCGAGCTCGATCTCACCGGCACTCACCCCCGGTTCCTTCCTGACGCCGGGCACCGGCTCGACGACGGCCCCGACTTCTATGCCCCGCAGGCGATCGTGCACCAGGGGCGGGTGCTGCTGTGGGGATGGACGTGGGAGTCCCGCAGCGACCGCACCGACGCCGAGGTCGAGGCGGCCGGGTGGGCGGGTGCACTCACGTTCCCCCGTGAGCTGTTCCTGGCCCAGACGGCGGACCATCCACAGGTCCACAGCGCACCCGCCGCCGAGCTCACCGGCCTGCGACGGCGGCCCCTCACCGTGACCGAGAACGGCACCTTCGCTATGCCCGCCTGGGAGATCACGACCGCCGAAGCGGGCGAGGTGCACGTGCGCCTGGTCGGCCCCAACGGCATCCGTGAGGTGTGGTCAGCCGCTGCGGCCACCTCCGCGACCGTACTGGTCGACGGCTCGGTGCTGGAGGCCTTCGTCGACGGCCGGGCCAGCACCGTCCGTGCCTACCCCCGCGCCGGGGAGACCTGGCAGGTGGAAGCGAGCTGCGCCGTCACCGGTTGGGAGCTGGGCCCACCGACTCCCTGA
- a CDS encoding NAD-dependent epimerase/dehydratase family protein, producing the protein MSSIHIVTGAGPVGSTLALQLAEAGERVRVLTRSGSGPEHPLVERRRVDASDRSALREACEGAVSIYHCIHGSRYEAATWRAELPAAEQVVLDVAGEVGAVVVFPESLYSYGVVEAPMTESGYGRASGGKLGVRSDLLAARGAHTTPTVSVAASDFYGPRVRTAHAGERLVPAVLAGKRLWLVGSLDQPHSFTYVPDLARAMITVAGREELWNTFLLAPTAPPVTQRELVTQVARTGGIAVPRMGAIPVGLMRALGIVSSAMRELAETGYMFDRPFVVDSSRSEALLDQEPTPLAEGLKETVRWWQ; encoded by the coding sequence ATGTCTTCGATCCACATCGTCACCGGAGCCGGACCCGTCGGTTCCACCCTTGCACTGCAACTGGCTGAGGCGGGTGAGCGGGTGCGGGTACTCACGCGTTCCGGCTCAGGGCCGGAGCACCCATTGGTGGAGCGTCGTCGCGTCGACGCTTCAGACCGCTCCGCGCTCCGGGAGGCGTGCGAGGGGGCCGTCAGCATCTACCACTGCATTCATGGTTCCCGGTACGAGGCGGCCACGTGGCGGGCTGAGCTCCCCGCCGCCGAGCAGGTGGTCCTGGACGTCGCGGGAGAGGTCGGCGCCGTCGTGGTCTTCCCGGAGAGCCTCTACTCTTACGGCGTGGTCGAGGCTCCGATGACCGAGTCCGGATACGGGCGGGCGAGCGGAGGCAAGCTCGGCGTGCGCAGCGATCTGCTCGCTGCGCGCGGGGCTCATACCACGCCCACCGTGAGTGTGGCGGCGTCGGACTTCTACGGCCCGCGGGTGCGCACCGCACATGCGGGGGAGCGCTTGGTGCCGGCGGTGTTGGCCGGTAAGAGGCTCTGGCTCGTCGGAAGCCTCGACCAGCCGCACTCGTTCACCTACGTACCCGATCTGGCGCGGGCCATGATCACGGTGGCAGGCCGGGAAGAACTGTGGAACACCTTCCTGCTCGCCCCGACCGCGCCGCCGGTCACGCAGCGCGAGCTGGTGACGCAGGTGGCCCGGACCGGTGGAATCGCAGTACCGCGCATGGGTGCGATCCCTGTCGGTCTGATGCGCGCACTCGGCATCGTCTCCTCCGCGATGCGCGAGTTGGCCGAAACCGGCTACATGTTCGACCGCCCGTTCGTTGTCGACTCATCCCGCAGCGAGGCGCTCCTTGACCAGGAGCCGACACCGTTGGCCGAGGGACTGAAGGAAACCGTGCGGTGGTGGCAGTGA
- a CDS encoding DeoR/GlpR family DNA-binding transcription regulator: protein MNRDDRLASLLDMVVARDHVQVEDVVSELSVSPATARRYLDSLAAQQLVVRTRGGARMQPSSGDLPLRYKAARHSAQKARIAVAAAHLVQPGQVVAINGGTTTTEVARELAVHTGLRDSGQPVTVVTNAVNIAGELAVRAHLRVVVTGGVVRAQSYELTGPLADLLLGQVEIDTLFLGVNGLDADAGACAHDDGEASIAASLAARSARVVVVADSSKLGHRAFARIVPAAQIDAVITDDRADQSVVASLRGAGIEVTLV, encoded by the coding sequence ATGAATCGCGACGACCGTTTGGCCTCGCTGCTGGACATGGTGGTCGCGCGCGACCACGTGCAAGTCGAAGATGTCGTCTCCGAACTCAGTGTCTCGCCCGCGACGGCTCGGCGCTACCTGGATTCCCTTGCCGCCCAGCAGCTCGTGGTGCGCACCCGAGGCGGCGCTCGGATGCAACCCTCCTCCGGGGATCTTCCGTTGCGGTACAAGGCGGCGCGCCACAGTGCCCAGAAGGCGAGGATCGCCGTGGCCGCCGCTCACCTCGTCCAGCCGGGTCAGGTGGTGGCGATCAACGGCGGCACCACCACGACCGAGGTCGCCCGTGAACTCGCGGTCCACACCGGCCTGCGCGACAGTGGCCAGCCCGTCACCGTGGTGACCAACGCCGTCAACATCGCCGGCGAGCTCGCCGTCCGTGCACACCTACGCGTCGTGGTGACCGGGGGCGTGGTGCGGGCGCAGAGCTATGAGCTCACCGGCCCGCTCGCTGACCTCCTGCTCGGGCAGGTCGAGATCGACACACTGTTCCTCGGTGTGAACGGTCTCGATGCCGACGCGGGAGCGTGTGCTCATGATGACGGCGAAGCCTCCATCGCAGCCTCTCTCGCCGCGCGCTCGGCCCGGGTGGTGGTGGTTGCCGACTCCTCCAAGCTGGGCCACCGCGCGTTCGCGCGCATCGTCCCGGCAGCGCAGATCGACGCGGTGATCACCGACGACAGGGCCGACCAGTCGGTGGTGGCCTCACTCCGGGGGGCCGGGATCGAGGTCACGCTCGTGTAG
- a CDS encoding TrmH family RNA methyltransferase, whose protein sequence is MTLTAADLGEDRLADYTRLTDVALRRLLEPERGLFMAESSTVIRRAVAAGYRPRSFLMAPRWLADLEDLLAQVGAGEHGEVPVYLAEEDVLHTITGFHLHRGALAAMHRPELPAVADLLADARRAARHSEGPRRSRIAIFENFVDHTNLGAAFRSAAALGVDAVLVTPSCADPLYRRSIRVSMGTVFQVPWTRLGRWPADMDLLKEAGYVVAGMTLGEGAISLDALVAEDHQHLALVFGTEGHGLTPAVDQRLDRRVTIPMMHGVDSLNVAASSAIAFYATRS, encoded by the coding sequence ATGACACTGACCGCTGCCGACTTGGGCGAGGACCGGCTGGCCGACTACACCCGGCTGACTGACGTGGCCCTTCGCCGTCTGCTCGAGCCCGAGCGAGGGCTGTTCATGGCGGAGTCCTCCACAGTGATCCGGCGAGCCGTGGCGGCCGGTTACCGGCCGCGGTCGTTCCTCATGGCGCCGCGCTGGTTGGCCGACCTTGAGGACCTGCTGGCGCAGGTGGGTGCCGGTGAGCACGGAGAGGTGCCCGTCTACCTCGCCGAGGAGGATGTGCTGCACACCATCACCGGTTTCCATCTGCACCGCGGGGCGCTCGCGGCGATGCACCGGCCGGAACTACCGGCCGTCGCAGATCTCCTCGCGGACGCTCGCCGGGCGGCGAGGCACAGCGAGGGTCCACGCCGTTCGAGGATCGCAATCTTCGAGAACTTCGTCGATCACACGAATCTCGGGGCGGCATTCCGCAGTGCCGCTGCACTTGGGGTCGACGCTGTGCTCGTGACGCCTAGCTGTGCTGACCCTCTATACCGCCGTTCGATCCGCGTGTCGATGGGCACGGTCTTCCAGGTGCCGTGGACCCGCCTAGGCAGATGGCCGGCAGACATGGATCTGCTGAAGGAGGCTGGCTACGTCGTGGCAGGTATGACACTGGGTGAAGGTGCGATCTCGCTCGACGCGTTGGTCGCGGAGGACCACCAGCACCTGGCATTGGTCTTCGGCACCGAGGGGCATGGTCTGACGCCAGCGGTCGACCAACGCCTTGATCGACGAGTGACGATCCCCATGATGCACGGCGTCGATTCACTCAACGTGGCGGCTTCGTCGGCTATTGCCTTCTACGCGACCCGGTCGTGA
- a CDS encoding 5'-3' exonuclease, which produces MTDRQSLMLLDTASLYFRAFFGVPDSITAPDGTPVNAVRGLLDFLTRLIDQYQPTHVACCWDNDWRPQWRVDLVPSYKAHRVVEEVPEGSDVEEVPDPLAVQVPVIAETLAALGIAVVGADGYEADDVIGTLATDAGMAVDVVTGDRDLFQLVSDGGDNDPGGPGHRVRVLYTARGVGRHEVLTDAVVQEKYGVAAARYADFATLRGDSSDGLPGVKGVGEKTAASLLASYGDIAGVRAAAADPGTPLAAGMRAKINAAADYLDVAPRVVAVARDIEAIDRSALDLRRPGSVPERPAPADPEVLAALVSRWGLDSSVERLLAVLRG; this is translated from the coding sequence ATGACCGATCGCCAGTCGCTGATGCTGCTCGACACCGCCTCGCTGTACTTCCGCGCCTTCTTCGGCGTCCCTGATTCGATCACCGCCCCGGACGGAACGCCGGTGAACGCGGTGCGCGGGCTGCTGGACTTCCTCACCCGGCTGATCGACCAGTATCAGCCTACGCACGTGGCGTGCTGCTGGGACAACGACTGGCGCCCGCAGTGGCGGGTGGACCTGGTGCCCAGCTACAAGGCGCACCGGGTGGTCGAGGAGGTTCCCGAGGGCAGTGACGTGGAAGAAGTGCCGGATCCGCTGGCGGTCCAGGTTCCGGTCATCGCCGAGACGCTCGCGGCACTCGGAATCGCGGTGGTCGGAGCCGATGGCTACGAGGCGGACGACGTGATCGGCACGCTCGCCACCGACGCCGGAATGGCCGTGGACGTGGTGACGGGGGACCGGGATCTGTTCCAATTGGTCAGCGACGGCGGTGACAACGATCCTGGTGGTCCAGGCCACCGGGTGCGCGTCCTCTACACCGCGCGCGGGGTCGGGCGGCATGAAGTGCTCACCGATGCCGTCGTGCAGGAGAAGTACGGGGTCGCGGCCGCTCGCTATGCCGATTTCGCCACGCTGCGCGGGGACAGTTCCGACGGTCTGCCCGGGGTGAAGGGTGTCGGGGAGAAGACAGCCGCCTCCCTGTTGGCCAGCTACGGCGACATCGCCGGAGTGAGGGCCGCTGCGGCCGATCCCGGCACCCCGCTCGCTGCCGGGATGCGCGCGAAGATCAACGCCGCCGCGGACTACCTCGACGTCGCGCCACGCGTGGTGGCCGTAGCGCGTGACATCGAGGCTATCGACCGCAGTGCACTCGACCTGCGCCGCCCGGGGAGCGTGCCCGAGCGTCCCGCGCCCGCCGACCCCGAGGTGTTGGCCGCCCTGGTCTCCCGGTGGGGACTGGACTCGTCGGTCGAGCGACTGCTCGCGGTACTGCGCGGCTGA